From a single Dehalococcoidia bacterium genomic region:
- a CDS encoding PAS domain-containing protein: MFASQSALVIENARLYRDEQRARSDLEALVDTVPVGVLVFESQTGIPTYVNRETRRISSKLASPEFTPEEVLRILTIRRAGSEDDAFKELPLTTMLRDAEMVRAEEIVISVPDGESVTTLVNATPIRSQDGEVESYVVTLQDMTPLQEVERLKAEFLGTVSHELRAPLSSIKGSAATLAGSWASLDPAELDLFFRIIEQEADRMSSLITDLLDVARIEAGSLSISPVPSEVAVLIDEARGTFRTSGGGNDFRIELPSDLPPVMADRRRIVQVMINLLSNAARYLINVNYSCRFSANYFCRSDSLSV, translated from the coding sequence ATGTTCGCCTCCCAGTCGGCCCTTGTAATAGAAAACGCCCGACTCTACCGAGACGAACAGCGAGCCCGCAGCGATCTGGAAGCATTGGTCGACACCGTCCCAGTCGGTGTGCTGGTATTTGAGTCTCAGACGGGCATCCCAACCTACGTTAATCGCGAGACGAGAAGGATTAGCTCCAAGCTTGCCTCCCCCGAGTTCACTCCCGAAGAGGTTCTCCGGATCCTGACAATTCGGCGTGCGGGCAGCGAAGATGATGCCTTTAAGGAGTTGCCGCTGACGACGATGCTTAGGGACGCTGAGATGGTACGGGCAGAAGAGATCGTCATCAGCGTGCCGGACGGCGAGAGTGTCACAACTCTCGTTAACGCTACCCCGATACGTTCGCAAGATGGCGAGGTCGAGTCATATGTCGTAACACTCCAGGACATGACCCCGCTGCAGGAAGTGGAGCGTCTAAAAGCTGAGTTCCTCGGCACAGTTAGCCATGAGTTGCGCGCCCCACTTAGCTCCATCAAGGGCTCGGCAGCAACCCTGGCAGGGTCGTGGGCCTCACTCGATCCTGCCGAGCTTGATCTGTTCTTCCGGATCATAGAGCAGGAGGCTGACCGCATGAGCAGCCTGATTACCGACCTGCTCGATGTAGCCCGTATCGAAGCGGGAAGCCTGTCGATCTCGCCAGTTCCATCTGAAGTAGCAGTGTTGATCGATGAAGCCAGAGGCACATTTCGGACTTCGGGCGGAGGCAACGACTTTCGGATTGAGCTTCCATCGGACCTGCCTCCGGTCATGGCAGACAGGCGACGCATAGTCCAGGTCATGATCAATCTGCTGTCCAACGCTGCCCGGTACCTGATCAACGTCAACTATTCTTGCCGGTTTAGCGCCAACTACTTTTGCCGGTCTGACTCGTTATCTGTCTGA
- the trmD gene encoding tRNA (guanosine(37)-N1)-methyltransferase TrmD gives MRFHVLTLFPEMFEGALSYGILSRAIDREILSVGLHNIRDFTHDRHSTVDDYPYSGGPGMVMKPEPLFEAVEKVRESKGISDAAPVILLTPQGRVFNQLAAEELAEQDDILLICGRYEGFDERVRQHLATDELSIGDYVLAGGEVAAMVVIEAVSRLVPGVVGSPESPANDSFTTGLLQHPLYTRPASFRSMDVPEVLLSGHHAEVARWQRREALRRTYERRPDLLEQLGPDHLSEDDKLYLQALRRA, from the coding sequence ATGCGTTTCCACGTCCTCACCCTATTCCCCGAGATGTTCGAAGGGGCTCTGAGCTACGGCATACTGTCCCGCGCCATAGATCGGGAAATCCTCTCCGTGGGGCTGCACAACATTAGGGACTTTACTCACGACCGCCATTCAACAGTTGACGACTACCCATATAGTGGTGGTCCTGGGATGGTCATGAAACCTGAGCCCCTGTTCGAGGCGGTAGAGAAGGTCAGAGAGTCCAAGGGCATCAGTGATGCGGCACCGGTAATCCTGCTCACACCACAGGGGAGAGTCTTCAATCAGTTGGCTGCCGAAGAACTTGCGGAACAGGACGACATCCTGCTTATCTGCGGACGTTACGAGGGTTTTGACGAGCGAGTGCGGCAGCACCTGGCAACCGATGAGCTGAGCATCGGAGACTACGTTCTAGCTGGTGGGGAGGTTGCAGCGATGGTCGTGATCGAAGCAGTGTCACGGTTGGTACCCGGAGTCGTAGGGTCGCCGGAGTCCCCCGCCAACGACTCGTTCACTACAGGGCTGTTGCAACACCCGTTGTACACGAGGCCGGCAAGTTTTCGGAGCATGGACGTCCCCGAAGTTCTACTCTCCGGCCACCACGCCGAAGTAGCCCGATGGCAGCGACGGGAAGCTCTCAGGCGTACCTATGAACGCAGACCCGACCTATTGGAGCAACTTGGTCCAGATCATCTTTCCGAGGATGACAAGCTATATCTACAAGCCCTACGCCGCGCGTAG
- a CDS encoding adenosylcobalamin-dependent ribonucleoside-diphosphate reductase has product MYVDQEKSGSKHEEPRVDLVSEVERLLEGVSGELRSRIVQSLAEQSNSETHAPAAQDGLALSENARVILEQRYLRKDEDGNPTETAAELFRRVALAVSQGENEPVQTIWENRFFDLLASLKFLPNSPTLVNAGTGRGCLSACFVVTPEDNMESIMDVAHDAAMIEKWGGGIGFGFSKLRPRNDMIKTTHGHACGPIAVMKLYSSVGATLTQGAFRLGAHMGQLRDSHPDIREFITCKDDDDTLQNFNISVQITDAFMQAVRDDAEWDLVNPRDEGSGPTDVVVETIRARDLWDEISQSAWKTGDPGVVFMDRVWETAPNPQMGRIETSNPCGEEFLENYGNCCLGSINLDGHVVDGHFDWKLLEDTVRTSVRFLDDVINVNTFPLPKLREVNLATRRIGLGVMGWADALVRMNIPYDSQEGLDLADELGGFIQKIAWDESANLARERGPFPEYERSALKDRGLPPVRNSSIVTIAPTGTISRLAGCSSGIEPHFALAWWSNVLWKDHEGSSSRLLDAPVSISESLRAELGSDARVRQVLEEITDNPEGAESILKEHGLNPAIYRTSMAISPEAHVRMQAAWQKHVTNSVSKTINLPNSATIDDVREAYELAWETGCKAVTVYRDGSKSMQVLETRSDSTDTGEAIVEQARMLVPRERPTSVAGVTDRVRTGHGNMYVTITFDEESKPFEVFTTLGKAGGCDSANLEAVSRLVSLALRSGIDPDQIVAHLQGITCCPAWDGGTLIRSAPDAMAHTLVNHIHAGHRAVAGPSEEQQPTVVQPGLFPSTRRSNVPSNGNGHSRAPSGARCPKCSGRLIPQEGCLNCLDCGYSKCE; this is encoded by the coding sequence ATGTACGTGGACCAAGAGAAGAGCGGGTCAAAGCACGAAGAGCCTCGCGTGGATCTCGTCAGCGAAGTAGAGAGACTACTTGAAGGAGTGTCCGGCGAACTACGAAGCCGGATAGTCCAATCGCTCGCTGAGCAATCGAATTCCGAGACGCATGCACCAGCGGCGCAGGACGGGCTTGCACTTTCTGAGAATGCGCGCGTCATCCTCGAACAGCGCTACCTTCGGAAGGACGAGGATGGTAACCCGACCGAAACCGCCGCCGAGCTATTCCGACGGGTCGCGCTGGCCGTCTCTCAGGGCGAGAATGAGCCAGTGCAGACCATCTGGGAAAACAGGTTCTTTGACCTGCTCGCTTCTCTGAAGTTCCTGCCGAACTCACCAACGCTTGTTAACGCAGGTACGGGAAGAGGCTGCCTCTCTGCGTGTTTCGTGGTCACGCCAGAAGACAACATGGAATCGATCATGGACGTTGCGCACGACGCCGCAATGATCGAGAAGTGGGGAGGAGGAATCGGCTTTGGCTTCTCCAAGCTCCGTCCCCGCAACGACATGATTAAGACTACTCACGGCCACGCATGTGGACCAATCGCAGTCATGAAGTTGTACTCGTCGGTTGGCGCGACGTTGACACAGGGGGCCTTCAGGCTCGGCGCGCATATGGGACAGCTCCGTGACTCCCACCCAGATATTCGGGAGTTCATTACCTGCAAGGACGACGACGACACGCTGCAGAACTTCAACATCTCGGTGCAGATAACAGACGCATTCATGCAGGCAGTCAGAGATGACGCCGAGTGGGATCTAGTTAACCCCAGAGACGAGGGCAGTGGTCCCACTGATGTAGTAGTAGAGACCATCCGTGCCCGCGACCTGTGGGATGAGATTTCGCAGTCGGCCTGGAAGACTGGTGACCCCGGCGTGGTCTTCATGGACCGCGTCTGGGAAACGGCTCCGAATCCCCAGATGGGAAGGATCGAGACCTCCAATCCATGTGGTGAAGAGTTCCTGGAAAACTACGGCAACTGCTGTCTTGGCTCCATAAACCTGGACGGGCATGTGGTTGATGGACACTTCGACTGGAAGTTGCTAGAGGATACGGTCAGGACCTCCGTTCGATTCCTAGACGACGTCATCAATGTGAACACGTTCCCGCTTCCCAAGCTGCGGGAAGTCAATCTGGCCACCCGCCGGATTGGCCTTGGGGTGATGGGTTGGGCCGATGCCCTGGTCAGGATGAACATTCCATACGATTCACAGGAGGGGCTTGACCTCGCCGACGAACTGGGCGGCTTCATCCAAAAAATAGCCTGGGACGAGTCTGCTAATTTGGCGCGCGAGCGAGGACCTTTCCCCGAATACGAAAGGTCTGCGCTTAAGGACAGGGGTCTTCCTCCGGTTCGGAACTCCAGCATCGTTACAATTGCCCCGACTGGGACCATCAGCCGGCTCGCAGGCTGCTCGAGCGGGATAGAGCCCCACTTCGCCTTGGCCTGGTGGTCGAACGTACTCTGGAAGGACCATGAGGGTAGCAGCTCGAGGCTTCTCGATGCGCCCGTGTCGATTTCAGAATCACTCCGGGCAGAACTGGGTAGCGATGCCCGGGTCAGGCAGGTGCTGGAAGAGATCACCGATAACCCTGAAGGGGCAGAGAGTATCCTGAAGGAGCACGGGCTTAATCCGGCGATCTACCGGACGTCGATGGCGATTAGCCCTGAAGCTCACGTCCGGATGCAGGCTGCGTGGCAGAAACACGTCACCAACTCTGTATCCAAGACGATCAACCTGCCCAATAGCGCTACGATTGACGATGTGCGGGAGGCCTACGAGCTCGCATGGGAGACTGGGTGCAAGGCTGTAACCGTATATCGCGATGGATCGAAGTCGATGCAGGTACTGGAGACGAGGTCCGATTCCACGGATACAGGTGAGGCAATCGTCGAACAGGCAAGAATGCTGGTACCTAGAGAACGACCTACTTCCGTAGCTGGCGTGACCGATCGCGTCCGCACGGGCCACGGCAACATGTACGTCACAATAACCTTCGACGAAGAATCCAAGCCCTTTGAGGTCTTTACAACGCTCGGCAAGGCTGGCGGATGCGACTCCGCTAACCTCGAAGCCGTATCCCGGCTGGTGTCTCTTGCCCTGCGATCAGGGATTGATCCTGACCAAATTGTGGCGCACCTGCAGGGCATAACTTGCTGCCCTGCCTGGGACGGCGGGACTTTGATCCGTTCGGCGCCAGACGCCATGGCTCACACGCTGGTCAATCACATTCATGCCGGACACCGGGCCGTGGCAGGTCCGTCTGAGGAACAGCAGCCGACGGTCGTTCAACCGGGGCTGTTCCCATCTACTCGCCGGTCAAATGTACCTTCGAACGGAAATGGGCACTCACGGGCGCCCTCAGGAGCGCGCTGCCCCAAGTGTTCCGGCAGGCTAATCCCGCAGGAAGGATGTCTCAACTGTCTCGACTGCGGCTACAGCAAGTGCGAGTAA
- a CDS encoding MogA/MoaB family molybdenum cofactor biosynthesis protein has protein sequence MSENSFKFAVLTISDAGSKGEREDSSGDVIVELMTEAGFSQVRRTIVPDEVDQISARLSEWCDSADADVVVTTGGTGLGPRDVTPEATREVIDIEAPGIAEAMRMETLKNTPFAMLSRGVVGVRNGCLIVNLPGSPTGVRETLEVALTSIPHALEMIRGWRTHADP, from the coding sequence ATGTCAGAGAATTCGTTCAAATTCGCCGTATTGACAATCAGCGACGCCGGTTCCAAGGGTGAGCGCGAAGACTCGAGCGGCGACGTAATAGTCGAGCTGATGACTGAAGCTGGATTTTCGCAGGTCCGCCGCACCATTGTTCCCGACGAGGTCGACCAGATAAGTGCACGCCTAAGCGAATGGTGCGACTCAGCCGATGCGGATGTGGTGGTTACGACCGGCGGAACTGGACTCGGCCCAAGGGATGTCACTCCAGAGGCGACACGAGAAGTTATCGACATCGAGGCACCAGGAATAGCAGAGGCGATGCGCATGGAGACGTTAAAGAACACTCCCTTCGCGATGCTAAGTCGCGGGGTTGTGGGCGTTCGCAACGGCTGCCTGATCGTGAATCTACCTGGCAGTCCTACCGGCGTGCGCGAGACCCTAGAAGTCGCCTTAACGTCAATACCTCACGCACTCGAAATGATCAGGGGATGGCGTACGCACGCTGATCCATAA
- the nrdR gene encoding transcriptional regulator NrdR, translating to MRCPYCGHSDSRVIDSRDAGDGIRRRRECVECERRYTTYEYIQMRSIMVAKRDGRREEFQREKLFSSLSKACAKRPLPVGSIDKLVDEIERQLTESGRAEFSSRAIGEAVMTKLAELDRVAWVRFASVYRDFRDIESFKEAIDALLEPETTDYKDHPGQFSLIDEDSIPPLRNGRRTRRTQRPVVGSQ from the coding sequence ATGCGCTGCCCCTATTGCGGCCATTCAGATTCCAGGGTGATTGATTCTCGTGATGCTGGCGACGGGATACGGCGCCGACGTGAATGCGTGGAATGCGAGAGGCGTTATACCACGTATGAATACATACAGATGCGATCAATCATGGTTGCCAAGAGAGATGGTCGCAGGGAGGAATTCCAGCGCGAAAAGCTCTTCTCCAGTTTGAGTAAGGCCTGTGCCAAAAGACCTCTGCCAGTCGGCAGCATAGATAAGCTCGTGGACGAAATCGAGCGACAACTCACGGAGTCTGGACGCGCCGAATTCTCTTCTCGCGCCATCGGGGAGGCAGTCATGACAAAGCTTGCTGAACTGGACCGTGTGGCGTGGGTCAGGTTCGCCAGTGTCTATAGGGACTTCAGAGATATTGAGTCCTTCAAAGAGGCGATCGATGCCCTGCTGGAACCTGAAACAACAGACTACAAGGATCATCCAGGCCAATTCAGCCTGATCGACGAGGATTCTATCCCACCCCTGCGAAACGGGCGACGCACGAGGCGTACCCAACGTCCAGTAGTTGGTTCCCAGTAG
- the rsmH gene encoding 16S rRNA (cytosine(1402)-N(4))-methyltransferase RsmH produces MAGLAAETDTPSTHLPVMVPEVMMALPPTPGGSFIDCNLGDGGHAEAILRSIPGAQLLGIDLDLDALKRANERLRMWSDRLTIVHGNFAEVAEIGEKKFPKGCSGILFDLGVSSAQLDTAERGFSFRFDAELDMRFDPASELTAYHIVNNWPQVQLEQIISSLGEEPRARRVARGIVANRRIESTLELADIVTKSLHWPVESRNHPATRTFQALRMAVNSEMKNLEMGLAGAVKALSRGGRLAVISYHSVEDRLVKNFLRDAASSCKCPPLLPECQCDSTPILRAVNTRVIKPSITEVRSNPRARSARMRVAQKI; encoded by the coding sequence ATGGCCGGTCTTGCAGCCGAAACGGATACTCCTTCGACCCACTTGCCAGTAATGGTGCCTGAGGTCATGATGGCTCTTCCTCCCACACCAGGAGGGTCATTCATTGACTGCAACCTTGGCGACGGTGGACACGCAGAAGCAATTCTCAGATCAATTCCCGGAGCCCAGCTCCTGGGTATCGACTTGGACCTTGATGCGCTCAAGAGAGCCAACGAACGACTGAGAATGTGGTCTGACAGACTTACTATTGTCCATGGGAACTTTGCCGAGGTCGCAGAAATTGGGGAAAAGAAATTCCCCAAAGGCTGCTCCGGCATTCTATTCGACTTGGGAGTTTCTTCGGCCCAGCTCGATACAGCAGAACGGGGCTTCAGCTTCAGGTTCGACGCTGAACTTGACATGAGATTCGACCCTGCCAGCGAGTTGACTGCGTATCACATTGTTAACAACTGGCCTCAGGTGCAGTTGGAGCAAATCATCAGCTCCCTCGGTGAAGAACCTCGGGCCCGAAGAGTGGCACGTGGGATAGTAGCCAATCGTCGGATTGAGAGCACCCTGGAACTGGCCGACATTGTTACGAAGTCACTTCACTGGCCCGTTGAAAGTCGAAACCACCCTGCCACACGCACCTTTCAGGCCCTGCGAATGGCGGTCAACTCTGAAATGAAGAACCTGGAAATGGGTCTCGCAGGGGCCGTCAAGGCATTGAGTCGAGGTGGAAGGCTCGCAGTAATCAGCTATCACTCGGTGGAAGATCGTTTAGTCAAGAACTTTCTTCGCGACGCTGCTTCCTCGTGCAAGTGCCCACCACTCTTGCCAGAGTGCCAGTGTGACAGCACCCCTATTCTCAGAGCGGTCAACACACGGGTGATAAAACCGAGTATCACTGAGGTTCGCAGCAATCCTCGCGCGCGAAGCGCCCGGATGCGCGTCGCACAGAAGATCTAG
- the ftsZ gene encoding cell division protein FtsZ: protein MTSFRGEQENIARIKVVGVGGGGSNAVSRMFRERIPGVDYMVVNTDSQALVRSDVPMKVRIGDQLTQGKGVGGMPELGAKSAEESREDLYEVIRDSDMVFIAAGMGGGTGTGAAPTLAQIAKETGALTVAVVTKPFEFEGLRRMKVADEGIGRLADYVDTLLVIPNERLHVIAEDEITAENAFKMADDVLRMGVQSIAELVTVAGDINVDFADVNAIMRDAGPAWMSIGWGMGEHRAREAAQHAITNPLLDVSIEGARGILFNITGGSDLKLNELHEAAEVIKRVVDPDANIIFGMVTDLKMENEIKLTIIATGFPTENTIDEREAQIDRMLSEALESGGERDLDLPPFLRRYSRARNSGL, encoded by the coding sequence ATGACATCCTTTCGGGGCGAGCAAGAGAATATTGCCCGCATTAAGGTTGTGGGTGTAGGCGGCGGTGGATCCAATGCTGTCTCGAGAATGTTCAGGGAGCGGATCCCAGGCGTTGACTACATGGTGGTCAACACCGACTCCCAGGCACTCGTCCGCAGTGACGTTCCGATGAAAGTCAGAATTGGCGATCAGCTCACTCAGGGTAAGGGTGTCGGAGGTATGCCTGAGCTTGGAGCCAAGTCTGCAGAGGAGAGCCGGGAAGACCTCTACGAGGTCATACGCGACTCCGATATGGTCTTCATTGCCGCTGGAATGGGTGGAGGCACCGGTACCGGCGCCGCTCCGACCCTCGCTCAGATAGCGAAGGAGACGGGCGCACTTACAGTCGCGGTCGTCACCAAGCCCTTCGAATTCGAGGGCCTGCGCCGGATGAAAGTGGCTGATGAAGGCATTGGAAGACTTGCAGATTACGTTGATACGCTGCTGGTGATTCCCAACGAGCGTCTTCACGTGATCGCCGAGGACGAGATTACTGCCGAGAACGCCTTTAAGATGGCAGACGACGTTCTCAGAATGGGCGTACAGTCAATCGCCGAACTCGTAACAGTTGCCGGCGACATCAACGTGGACTTTGCTGACGTCAACGCCATTATGCGGGACGCTGGTCCAGCGTGGATGTCCATCGGCTGGGGTATGGGCGAGCACCGTGCACGAGAGGCGGCTCAGCACGCCATAACCAACCCGCTGCTCGACGTCTCGATAGAAGGCGCTCGCGGCATCCTCTTCAACATCACCGGTGGCAGCGATCTCAAGCTGAACGAGCTGCATGAGGCGGCCGAAGTGATCAAGCGCGTGGTCGATCCCGACGCGAATATCATCTTCGGCATGGTCACCGATCTCAAGATGGAGAATGAGATCAAGCTAACGATCATCGCCACCGGGTTCCCGACTGAGAACACCATCGATGAACGCGAGGCACAGATAGATCGGATGCTGTCGGAAGCCTTGGAGAGCGGTGGCGAGCGCGATCTCGACCTCCCGCCATTCCTGCGAAGGTACTCGCGAGCACGCAACAGCGGACTCTAA
- the argF gene encoding ornithine carbamoyltransferase: MRGKDFLWLADLESEEVGQMVRKAREMKEGGTPRAMDGKVAVLLFEKPSLRTRVSFEVGVKQMGGTCIYLSGADVGMGTREPAEDVARVLDRLVDVIIARVFSHRHLEILAEYSSIPVVNALSDLAHPCQAVGDLLSMTEHKGDLSGLNVAYVGDGNNIASSLAIACASVGANFTVASPPEYKVPEVAWSIAERRSAEVETILQWTESPEAAVEGADVVYTDVWISMGDEAEADERREVFSTYRVTGDLMERADKSAVFMHDMPAHRGEEIDVHMLDHPQSIVFHQAENRLHAQKAILAELLSG, encoded by the coding sequence ATGAGAGGAAAGGACTTTCTCTGGCTGGCAGACTTGGAGTCCGAAGAGGTCGGGCAGATGGTCCGCAAGGCTCGCGAGATGAAAGAGGGCGGGACTCCTCGCGCAATGGACGGAAAAGTTGCCGTGCTCTTATTCGAAAAGCCCTCGCTGAGGACTAGAGTTAGCTTCGAGGTTGGCGTCAAGCAGATGGGTGGTACCTGCATCTACTTGAGCGGCGCCGACGTGGGAATGGGTACGCGAGAGCCTGCAGAGGATGTTGCGCGCGTACTCGACAGACTGGTGGACGTGATAATTGCCAGGGTGTTTTCGCATCGACACCTGGAGATTCTTGCTGAATACTCGTCTATACCTGTCGTGAATGCATTGTCGGACCTTGCCCACCCCTGCCAGGCTGTTGGCGACCTGCTGAGCATGACTGAGCACAAGGGTGACCTCTCCGGATTGAACGTTGCCTACGTAGGTGATGGGAACAACATTGCCTCTAGTCTCGCAATAGCCTGTGCGTCAGTCGGGGCCAATTTCACCGTTGCCTCTCCCCCGGAGTACAAAGTTCCGGAGGTCGCTTGGAGCATTGCGGAACGGCGCTCTGCTGAGGTTGAGACCATTTTGCAGTGGACAGAGTCGCCGGAGGCTGCAGTCGAGGGAGCCGACGTCGTCTATACCGACGTATGGATCAGCATGGGTGACGAGGCGGAAGCCGATGAAAGGCGGGAAGTGTTCTCTACCTATCGTGTGACTGGCGACCTCATGGAGCGAGCCGACAAGTCGGCAGTCTTCATGCACGACATGCCGGCACACAGGGGTGAGGAAATCGACGTCCATATGCTGGACCATCCCCAGTCAATAGTCTTCCATCAAGCCGAAAACCGACTGCATGCACAAAAGGCGATACTGGCGGAACTGCTGTCAGGGTAA
- the ftsA gene encoding cell division protein FtsA — protein MTQDPNVLVAVDVGTTKVCTIVARRVGDEQFHVVSFSVVPSRGLARGVVTDMPDAAEAVRACIQDAARQAALTVRTAYVGVTGSHVSFDSRSDLIGWAASKGVITRDDLDRVPFAVAKAGARPGRQIIHALPRNYTLDGQSGIKDPLGMHTRKLEVESHVVSAEVSLVQSLTGAVERSGLEVEALVLEPVASAEAVLTERERYQGVVLVDIGGGTSDLIVFDRGAIELTAILPVGGFQFTNDICVTYGTDYAAAEAAKLEHGHTDTSIFGAADEIILPVPGRVRQRRVALQELSQLMRERAVELARMIRLKMTEAGIQDPGSANVVLTGGSSQLPGIDDLFKRQLTPKLRIGGANSSLDVPEALRAPEFATSVGLLRWALRQPSGKVGVEDEPTERRNEVPERTFSSRLRKWLSPR, from the coding sequence ATGACGCAAGACCCTAATGTTTTGGTGGCGGTCGATGTGGGCACAACGAAAGTGTGCACCATCGTCGCTCGCCGGGTTGGCGACGAGCAGTTCCATGTGGTCTCTTTCAGCGTCGTTCCATCGCGTGGTCTCGCCAGGGGAGTCGTCACTGACATGCCCGACGCAGCTGAGGCGGTTCGCGCATGCATCCAAGACGCTGCACGACAGGCTGCTTTGACTGTCAGAACGGCATACGTTGGCGTTACTGGTTCGCATGTTTCATTCGACAGCCGTTCGGACCTGATCGGCTGGGCTGCGTCGAAAGGGGTAATCACGCGAGACGACCTTGACAGGGTCCCGTTCGCAGTCGCGAAAGCAGGAGCCAGGCCCGGCCGGCAGATAATTCATGCCCTCCCGAGAAACTACACTTTAGATGGTCAGAGCGGAATCAAGGACCCTCTCGGCATGCACACGCGTAAGCTCGAAGTTGAGAGTCACGTGGTGTCAGCTGAGGTATCCTTGGTACAGAGCCTGACAGGCGCCGTAGAGAGGTCGGGACTTGAGGTAGAGGCGCTGGTCCTCGAACCGGTCGCGAGTGCCGAGGCCGTCTTGACAGAACGCGAGCGTTACCAGGGAGTGGTCCTGGTTGATATTGGTGGTGGAACGTCGGACCTGATCGTCTTCGACAGAGGCGCCATTGAGTTAACTGCGATTCTTCCCGTGGGTGGATTCCAGTTCACGAACGACATCTGCGTCACCTATGGGACAGATTACGCGGCGGCCGAGGCAGCCAAGCTGGAGCATGGCCACACCGATACGTCAATCTTCGGTGCCGCCGATGAGATCATCCTGCCAGTACCTGGTCGTGTCAGGCAGCGCAGAGTAGCGCTACAAGAGCTTTCCCAACTCATGCGAGAGCGGGCAGTTGAGCTCGCAAGGATGATTCGATTGAAGATGACGGAGGCTGGAATACAGGATCCGGGCTCTGCTAATGTCGTACTTACTGGAGGTAGCTCCCAGCTGCCAGGAATCGACGATTTGTTCAAGCGCCAACTCACTCCGAAACTACGCATTGGCGGCGCCAATTCCAGCCTGGATGTACCTGAGGCTCTGCGAGCCCCCGAGTTCGCGACAAGCGTCGGGTTATTGCGCTGGGCGCTGAGGCAGCCGAGCGGCAAAGTGGGCGTGGAGGACGAACCAACTGAACGTAGGAATGAAGTTCCCGAGCGGACCTTCAGTTCAAGGCTACGCAAGTGGCTTTCACCAAGGTAA
- a CDS encoding amidohydrolase, whose protein sequence is MRAIDMHVHVPRQPGLPDMVIEESLRSFFGLTDPPRKAEELADRYREWDIFGVVFSVDAQTSTGDQPDTNDYVAALVKGHPEQFVGFATVDPWKDRWAVNELERAVKELGLKGLKLHPIHQAFFPGDSRFYPLYEKCEELGVPLLLHSGFAAAGVGMPGGGGMKLKYAAPIPHVDDIAADFPGLTIIMAHPAWPWVEEQIAVALHKPNVYLDLSGWAPRYIPQALIDETNTRLQDKVLFGSDFPYLPPDRWLSGFDQLDIRDEVRRKVLLDNAKKVLNL, encoded by the coding sequence ATGCGCGCTATCGATATGCACGTCCATGTACCCAGGCAGCCCGGCCTGCCGGACATGGTCATAGAAGAGAGCTTGAGAAGCTTTTTTGGACTTACTGACCCACCGCGCAAAGCCGAGGAATTGGCTGATAGGTACAGAGAGTGGGACATATTTGGAGTTGTGTTTTCAGTTGATGCACAGACTTCGACAGGTGATCAACCTGACACGAATGACTACGTTGCTGCACTTGTTAAGGGGCATCCAGAGCAGTTCGTGGGTTTTGCCACAGTAGATCCTTGGAAGGACCGTTGGGCAGTTAACGAGCTGGAGCGTGCAGTTAAGGAACTCGGGCTTAAGGGTCTCAAGCTCCATCCCATCCACCAGGCATTCTTCCCAGGCGACTCTCGCTTTTACCCGCTATACGAGAAGTGCGAAGAGCTAGGGGTGCCACTTCTGCTTCACTCTGGATTCGCCGCGGCGGGCGTAGGAATGCCCGGCGGCGGGGGTATGAAGCTCAAGTACGCTGCGCCAATCCCGCACGTCGACGACATCGCCGCAGACTTCCCCGGTCTGACGATCATAATGGCGCACCCTGCCTGGCCTTGGGTAGAGGAGCAGATTGCTGTCGCGCTTCACAAGCCGAACGTGTATCTCGATCTTTCAGGATGGGCACCGAGATACATCCCGCAAGCACTGATCGACGAAACAAACACCCGTCTTCAAGATAAGGTGCTGTTCGGTTCGGACTTCCCCTATCTGCCTCCAGACAGATGGCTCTCAGGCTTCGACCAGTTGGACATACGGGACGAAGTACGACGAAAGGTACTTCTTGACAACGCGAAGAAAGTACTCAACCTATAG